In the genome of Bacillus sp. S3, one region contains:
- a CDS encoding glycoside hydrolase family 105 protein: MEITSEQTRIETPLAMAEKACQALMNKFRAEDLPPVKDFHYHQGVFLYGMLRVWEATGKDEYFEYIKAYIDSLVDEEGNVCFARDELDSTMAGILLFPLYEKTKHPKYLIAAKRLRSALDTLNRTSEGGFWHKEKYPYQMWLDGLFMGGPFMLLYSQQFQEPELVQTVLRQESLMRKNMTDPKTGLLYHAWDEKKVQPWADAETGCSPDFWGRSVGWYGTALIDLLEILGDKKRGQEELITSLQSFIPAVAAHQDQESGLWYNVLDKGNRPDNWLESSCSALFIYFIAKAVQKGIVSDLYREVAKKAYAGLLQHMVETDDDSFTLKGIVIGTSAGTYDYYVSRPTSENDLHGMGAFILASMALYDLNKSGQ, from the coding sequence ATGGAAATCACATCCGAACAAACTCGAATCGAAACACCATTAGCCATGGCAGAAAAAGCCTGCCAAGCCTTAATGAACAAATTCCGTGCCGAGGACTTACCACCAGTAAAAGACTTTCATTATCACCAAGGGGTCTTCCTATATGGAATGCTGCGCGTCTGGGAAGCGACTGGTAAGGACGAATACTTCGAGTACATCAAAGCCTATATTGATAGCCTGGTAGATGAAGAAGGAAATGTATGCTTTGCCCGTGATGAGCTTGACTCTACAATGGCAGGGATTCTCCTCTTCCCTCTTTATGAAAAAACCAAGCATCCAAAATATTTAATTGCCGCTAAACGATTAAGAAGTGCATTAGATACATTAAATAGAACCTCGGAGGGCGGCTTCTGGCATAAAGAAAAATATCCTTACCAAATGTGGTTAGACGGCCTCTTTATGGGCGGACCCTTCATGCTCCTGTACAGCCAGCAGTTCCAAGAACCAGAATTAGTCCAGACGGTTCTTCGCCAAGAAAGTCTAATGAGAAAAAATATGACCGATCCAAAAACAGGCTTACTCTACCATGCCTGGGACGAGAAAAAGGTGCAGCCATGGGCCGATGCGGAAACAGGCTGCTCACCAGATTTCTGGGGACGTTCCGTTGGCTGGTATGGAACGGCATTGATTGACCTGTTAGAGATTTTGGGTGACAAGAAACGGGGCCAAGAGGAATTAATTACCTCACTGCAAAGCTTTATCCCGGCTGTAGCCGCACACCAGGATCAGGAATCCGGTCTTTGGTATAACGTGCTTGATAAGGGCAATCGTCCAGACAATTGGTTAGAATCCTCCTGTTCTGCCCTATTCATCTATTTTATTGCCAAGGCGGTTCAGAAAGGCATCGTCAGTGACTTGTACCGTGAAGTTGCCAAGAAAGCCTATGCGGGATTACTACAGCACATGGTCGAAACGGATGATGACTCCTTTACCTTAAAAGGTATTGTCATCGGTACGAGCGCAGGCACCTACGATTACTACGTTTCCCGCCCAACCTCAGAAAACGACC